In Deinococcus reticulitermitis, the DNA window GCCCGCGCGTCCTTGAGGGCCGCGTACGCCTGCCCCGCCTGCACGCTGAGCCGCAGGTCCAGGGCAGCGGCCCCGAGCGCCTGGGCCGTGAGCCGCAGCGCTTCGTTCCGGTCGGCGCCGCTCAGTCGGCCCGCCTTGGCCCAGCCCACGGCGTGCCAGTAGCCGAGGGCCATCCGGGCGCGGTGCAGCGCGGGATCAAGTTCCAGAGCGCGTTCGAGTTCGCGCCTCGCCTCCTTCGCCTGGGCGAGCGCGCGCAGCGAGTAGCCACCAAGCTGGGCCTGGAGCCCGAGCGCCTGCCCGAGCGCGAGGTGTGCGCCGGCCGTGTCCGGGCGTTGCCGGGTGGCCTCGCGCCCTGCCGCCACCGCCCGCTCGGCCCAGGCCCGCTCGCCCGGTGCCCGGTAACTGAGCTGCGCGGCGGCGGCTTCGGATGCACCCAGGGGATCACCCTGCGTCTGGGCCGCCTCGTAGGCGCGGGCGTAGTCTCCGGCGTCCATCAGGGTTTGCGGGGCCACTGCACCCGCGGTCCCCACGACGAGGAAGGCCAGCAGCAGGCTTCGGAGGGGCTTCACGCCGCCTATTGTGCCGCGCCCGGTCCGGGCTGGCCAGGGTCACCTGTGGGTCTGGGCCGGGTCAGTCCTGCCACTCGCTGACTGGCACGAAGTCGAGGCCCTCACCGCTCACGCCGGTCACGTTGTAGCGGTTGTCGAACTGCACGAGGAGTTCGCCCCGGTCGAGAAAGCGGGGAGAAACCACCGGCTTGCGGAAAAAGTAGTTGCCCGAGTCGTCGATGCCGATGTGGGCGCCCTTGGTGAACCGGAATTCCACGGTTTCCCCGTGCCGCTGCGTGCGGACGCGCACCCGGTAGGTCTGGGGGTCGTCCTGCCGAACGTAGGGGTTGGGCGCCGCCTTGGGACGCAGAAAACCGAACATGCTTCAGGGTACGGCGTGACCCGCGCGCCGGGATTCACCCTTCCCTGAGCCTGCCGGTCCCGGGGTCGGGGTGGGCCCAGGCTGGCCGTGCCTGGGTGGGGCCTTCATACCTCTTCGAGCAGGCGCCGCAGCAGCCGCACGTGATCGGGCCAGTGGTCGAGCCGCACATGCTCGTGCGCCGCGTGGGCACCGTCGCCGGGGGCGCCGAGTCCGTCGAGGGTGGGCGCGATGGGAGCCGTGAAATTGCCGTCGCTGCCTCCGCCCACCGTCTCGTGCCCCAGGGTGAAGCCGAGGTCGGCGGCGATTGAGCGCGCCTGCTCGAAAAGCGCCAGCGTTTCCGGACGCTGCTCGAAGGGAGGGCGGTTCAGGCCGCCGGAAACCTGCACCCTGACCCGCTCGTCCCTGGGGCGCCAGGCCCGGATCGCGCGGTCGATCCGCTCGGCTTCGGCGGCGCTGGCGACCCGCACGTCGAGGTCGAGGCGGCAGTGCTCGGGAATCACGTTGACGGCGCTGCCCCCCCGCACCAGCCCGGCGCTCACCGTGGTGCCCTGCACCGGGTCAGCCAGGGCCTGCAACTCGAGCGTGGCCTGCGCGGCGGCGGTGATCGCGCTCGCGCCGAGTTCGGGGCGGTTGCCGGCATGGCTCGATATCCCGGTCAGGTCGAGCGTGAATTGTCCGGTGCCCTTGCGCCCGGTCTTGAGGTGATGCGTATCCGAGACCGGCGGTTCCACCACCAGCACGGCCCGCGCTCCCCGCGCCGCGGCCTCGATGTGCTGCCGGCTCGCCGGGCTGCCGATTTCCTCGTCGGGGGAGAGCAGCACCTTGATGCCGCCGCGCGGCCAGCTGCCCGCTTCCCGGATGGCGCGCAGGGCACAGAACAGCCCCACGATGCCGGCCTTCATGTCATAGGTGCCGGGACCGTAGAGCCGCTCGCCTTCCTGTCGCCAGGGCATCCGGGCGAGGGTGCCCACCGGCCAGACCGTATCGGCATGGGTCAGCACGAGCACGTAAGGTTCTCCCTCGCGCACCCTGAACGTGAAATCGCGTGACCCACCCGGCAGCGCGTGGCCCTCGCCGCCGAGTTCGCGCGCCCAGCCCTCCACCACGTCCATCACCCGCGAGACGGCGGCGCGGTCGCTCGACGGAGACTCGATCTCGACCAGGGTGCGCAGGCTGCGGAGCAGCAGACCGCGATCGGGGAAAGTGTTGTGGGTCATGCCTCCATGCTAAGGGTCCAGCCTGTCGCCGAGCCTCCCCACACCAGAGCCGGCAAGCGGAGCGGCCCGGGCATGTCACGCCCGGGCCGCTTTTCCCCGCGCTTCAGGTCAGCAGCGCCACCTGCTGGGGGTTGGCCTTGAGCACGGCGCGGCCCTTGAGAAAGAGATCGTTGGTCGCGGCGGGTCCGAAAATGCGGGTCAGCCGGGTACTCGTCATCTCGATGGTGCGCGGGCCCACCCTGAGCCGAACGATGTCGAGGGTGCCTGGAACCCAGGTGCAGGAAAGTTCTTGCATAAAATCTGTCCTCCATAAAGCGAGAAAGAAGAAGAAGAGAAGGGGCAGATCATGACGAGGCGAATCAATCTTTTAATATTCGTCGATAAGTTTCTAGAGACTGACAGGCTTATTTTAGAACCTTTCCCATGAAAAAGGTCACGTTTGGCGTCCCCAAGCCTTTAGAAAGAAATAAGATCTGGGCGGCGAGGGACCCTGGAGGCTCAGCGATCTGCTCCGATTTGCGTTACTGGGCCGGAAGCGGCTAAACTGATCTGTTCGCTTTGCCGGCTCTGGCCTTTGGCCTGAAGGGGTAAAGCGCCGTTTCCTCCTCTCCCGGCCGCTTTCGCGCCGCCGACCCACATGACCCAAGGGGTGAAGTTTCATGGCCGAAAAAGACATCGACAAGTTGCTTTCCATGACCGACAGCAAGTACCGCCTCTCGGTCGTCACCGCCAAGCGGGCGCTGCAACTGCGCTCCGGCGCCCCGAGCGTGCTGCCCGTCGAGCAGCGCGTGCGGACCCACAACCTCGTGACCCAGGCGATGCGCGAACTCGCCACCGGCAAGCTCACCGTCGGCACCGGCCTGATGGACGAGCAGCGTTTTCATCAGGACTACGTGCGCCAGCGTCAGGCCCAGCTCCAGGCCCAGCTCAACGCCGAGCGCGAGCGCGAACGCGACTGAAGCGTTCTGCAAAGAGGAGTGGCCGCTTTCTGAACTGGAGGCGGCCACTCTTCCTTGCTTTTCCCGGTGCGGCGTAGCCTGGCCCCTCCGCTCACGACAGCATCGGAGGTGTTCCGGGCAAAGGAGGCTCAGCCGCGCCGCGCGACGAGGACCATCATCCGGCTTCGGGGGGTGACCGGGCCGCGTTGCCAGTCGCCGTGGACCTGTTCCTGCCTGAAGCCGGCAGCGTCCAGGGCGCGGGTGATCTCCTCGCGCGTGCGGAAACGCAGTTCGCCTACTCCAGAGGCGTTAGAACCGCACCGGATAGGCCAGCGTTCCCTCGTAGATCGCGCGGCCCACGATGGCGCCTTCGATCCCTTCCTCGGCCAGCAGCCGCACGTCGTCCACACCCGCCACGCCGCCGCCCACGATCAGGGTGTCTGTCCAGAGGGTGCGGACCTGCCGCATCAGCTCGCGGTCGAGGCCGCGCAAGGTGCCGTCGCGGGTCACGTCGGTAAAGATCAGGGTTGCCAGGCCTGCGTGCGCGAGCCCCGGCGTGAGCTCGGCCACCTGCACCCCGCTGCCCTGCGCCCAGCCGTGGGTGGCAACCTCCAGGCCGCGCGCGTCGAGACTCACGACCACGCGCTCGGGGCCGTGCGCGGCGATCAGCTCGGCCACCAGCTCCGGCGAGCGCACCGCCGCCGTGCCGATCACGACCCGCTCTGCCCCGAGCCCCAGCAGGGCGTCTGCTGCCGCGCGGTCCCGCACGCCGCCGCCGACCTCGACCGGCACGCCGACCCCGCGCACGATCTCGGCGATCACCGCCCGGTTCTCCCCGCGTCCGGTGGCCGCGTCGAGGTCCACGAGGTGCAGCATGGGCGCGCCGAGAGACACCCAGTGCCGGGCGGCCGCCAGGGGAGAATCGAAGTACACGGTCTCGCGCTCGGGGTCACCCTCGTAGAGGCGCACGGCGCGGCCCGACTGGATATCCACGCAGGGCAGGATCAGCGGCGTCGTCATAGAAGTCGGGGTCATGGCCGTCAGGATAGGGGCCGCAGGCGCGTTTCGGCCCCGTCCCTGTCTCACCCCGGTTTGTCCTATGGTGAGGCCGTGAATCTGGGGCGTGGAGTGCTGATTTATGGACTGGGACGCAGCGGGCGTGGGGTGGCGCGCTTCCTGGCCCGGGAGGCTGGGGCGGGGGGCAGCGGGGCGCAGTGGCACGACCACCGGCCCAGCCCTGAAGACGAGGCGCTGATGGGCGAGCTGGGCCTCGCGCGCGGCGACGTGGCGGGCGAGTACGGCGTGGTGGTGGCGGCCCCCGGCGTGCCGATCGACCACCCGGACCTGCTGGCCTTGCAGGCGCGCGGCGCCGAGATCATCGGTGAGGTCGCGCTTGCCGCGCGGCTGCGGCCCGGGCTGCCGCTGGTGGGCGTGACCGGCACGGCCGGCAAAGGCAGCACCACTGTGCTGATTGCCCAATTGCTGCGCGGGAGCGGCCTGAACGCCCGCGAGGGCGGCAACATCGACCCACCGCTGCTCGATGTGGTGGACGAGGCCGAGGTCGCGGTGGCCGAACTCAGCTCCTTTCAACTTGAACGGGTGCCTGGGCTGCGGCTGCCGGTGGCGGTGATCACCAACCTCGGGATTGACCACCTCGACCGCCACGGCACCGTGGAGGCGTACCACGCGGCCAAGCTCGCGGTCACGGCGGGGCAGAGGGCCGGGGACGTGCTGGTGCTTCCCACCGGGCTGGAGGCGCGGGTGTCCACGCAGGCGGACATCTGGGCCTTTACCCCGGATCACCTCGCGCTGAGGGACGGAACGGAGGTGCTGAGCGTGGCCGAGCTGCCGCAGGGCGTTCACCCCGCCAACGCCGCCGCCGCGCTGCTTGCCGCCGAGGGGCTGCTGCGCTTCCTGGGTCGCCGGGCCGACCCGGAGGTGCTGGCCGGAGCCCTGAGGAGCGCGCAGCCGGTGACCGGGCGCTTCGAGACGGTCGCGCGGGTGGGCGAGGTGAGCTTTATCGAGGACTCGATCGCCACCCGCACCATCGCCGTGGAGGCGGCGCTGCGTCAGGCGCGGCCCCCGATCGCCTGGCTGGTCGGCGGTCGCGACAAGGGAGCCGACCTCGCGCCGCTCGCCGAGGCCGCGCGGGGCCGGGTTGCGCGGGTGATCGCCTTCGGGGAGGACGGCGAGATGTTCGCGCGCGAACTGGGGCTGCCTTACGACACCGTGACCGGCGAGGGCGGCGACGAGGTGCTGCGCCGCGCCGCCGAGGCAGGTTTCGCGGCCCTCGGGGGGCGCAAGGGAACGGGAACGGTGCTGCTTGCCCCCATCGGAACGAGTTTCGACCTCTTCAAGGACTATCAGGCGCGCGGCGCGAGCTTCCGGCGGGCCGCGCGCGCCCTCGCGGGGGAAGCGCCGTGAGCCTGCAACTGCTGATCGCGCAACTGCTGCTGCTCGTGCTCGGGCTGATGGGCATCGCCGCCGCCGAGCCGAGCTTGATTCTCGACCACGGTCTCAAGGCGCTGGCCGCGCTCGGCGTGACCTTTCTGGTGGCGCGGCTGCGTCCCCGCGCCTTCCTGGGGATGGGCACCTGGGCCTGGCTCGGGGCCCTGTTTTTGCTGCTGATGGTGCTGTTCGTCGGACAGGGCACCGAGACGAGTCCCGGCACCCGGCGCTGGCTGGAAGTGGGGGGCCAGAAGTTCCAGCCGTCCGAGTTCGCCAAGCTCGCGCTCGTCTTGCAGCTCGCCTCCTTCTTCTCGCGCCGCGGCGTGCAGAACAAGCTGCTGAGCGCCACCCTGATGATGGTCGTCACCACGCTGCTCGTGATTCTGGAGCCGGACCTCGGCACCAGCCTCCTGACCTTCGGCCTGGGCATCATCGTGATGTTCGCTGCCGGGGTCCGCATCTTCAACATCAGCGGGCTGATGCTCGCGCTCGGGCTGTTGTCGCTGCCTTTCCTGAACAACTACCTCGAGCGTCACCCCTACATCCTGGAGCGCTGGTTCGGCCACCAGGCGCGGCAGGTCGAGGTGCCCACCGAACTCGATCAGATCGGCAAGGCGCACCGTGACCTCACCTACGGCGGCTGGTGGGGCCAGGGCCCGGACGGTCCGCGCTGGGAGTACTTCGCCGCCCACACCGACATGGTGGTGGCCGCCGTGGGCTTCAGCGCGGGGCTGCTCGGCGTGCTGACGCTGCTCTTTGCCTACTGGCTGATCGTCTCGACCGCCCTTCAGGTCTCGCAGCTCGCTACCCGCGTGCGCCCGATGAGCCGCGAGATCCACGGCGCGAGCATCCTCGCCATCGGCTGCATGTTTATGGTGGTGGGTCAGGCGTTCGTCAACCTCGCGGTCGCCGCCGGCATCTTCCCGGTGACCGGGGTGCCGCTGCCGCTTGTCAGTTACGGCTTTTCGAGCATGCTCACCATGAGTGTCGCGCTCGGCATCATCCACTCGGCCATGCGTGAGGTCCGGCGCCAGCTGCCCACCGAGGTCAGGGTGCGCGACTTCGTGGGAGCGGCGGCGGACGACTGACAAGCGGCGCCGAGTGGGGCGGGAGAAAGTCGCCGCACCCACAGAGAACAGCAAAGAGGCGGGAGGCCCCAGTTCGGAGCCCTCGCCTCTTTCGATGGAGCCTCTACTTCTCTTGGTGCGCCGCCTGCATCTGGAGGAACATCTGGTACTGCGGCGCCCCGCCGAGCATGTTCTGGCCGCCGTCGACCGGCAGGATCACGCCCGTGACGTAGCTCGCCGCGTCCGACACCAGAAAGAGCGCCGCGTTGGCGATGTCCTGGGGTACCCCGAAGCGCCCGAGCGGCACGGTGCGGGTGAAGGCCGCCCGGGTCTGCTCGTCGGGGGCGAGCCGCGCCATTCCCTCGGTGCCGTCGATGGGACCGGGGATGATCGCGTTGACCCGGATGCCGCGCAGCCCCCACTCGACCGCCAGCGTCCGGGTCAGGGCGTCCACCCCGGCCTTGGCAGCGACGACGTGGGCCTGCATCGGTACCGGCACCCCGTAGGCGCTGATGCTCAGGATGCTGCCGGGAGCCCGGAGGTGCGGGGCCGCCGCCTTGATGGTGTTGTAAGTCCCGAGCAGGTCGATATCCACGACCGTCTTGAAGCCCTTGGGCGAGATGCCGTCGACGGGGGCCGGAAAGTTACCTGCGGCCCCCGCAAGCACAATGTCAAAGTCTCCGTGCGCGGCCACCGCCTGCGCGACGGCGGCTTCGAGCGCCTCGAAGTCGCGCACGTCCGCCGAGACGCCGCTGGCCCGCCCGCCCGCTTCCACGATGCCGCGCGCCGCGTTCTGGGCCTTCTCGAGATTGCGCCCGAGCAGGGTCACCGCGCAGCCGTGCGCGGCGAAGCTCTGCGCGATTCCGAGGTTGATGCCGCTGCCGCCCCCAGTGATCAGGGCGTGCTTGCCGGCGAGCAGGTCAGGACGAAAGGTGGTGGCGGCGTCGTGGGGCTGGGTCATGGTGGGAACCTCCGGGGAGCAGGGAAATGAACGTCGGGGGCAGACAGCGCCGGCCTCCCCCACGTTTGGGGTTGGCAAGCGAGTCGCCGGCTTCGGTTCTTTCGTTATACCGCGTCCAAGAAGCGGGCCGACCTGCACGGTCAGCGCGGCTTGAGGGCCGCCTCCAGCCCCTCCAGCGTCATGTGCTCGGCGTTCCAGGCCACGGCGGCGGCGAGGCTCTCGGCGTGGGGCAGCCCGCTGTTCAGGGTGCGCTTGGTGCCTTCGAGGGCTCTGGCCGGCAGCGCGGCGAGTGTTTCGGCCAGGGCCTCGGCCCGCGCGAAGAGGGCTTCCGGGTCGGCCATGACCTCGGTCACGAGGCCCCAGCGTTCGGCGGTGTCGGCATCGATGGGGTCGCCCGTGAGGGCGAGGTGCGCTGCGCGGCCGCGCCCGATCAGCCCCGGCAGGCGCTGCAAGCCGCCCAGGTCGGCGGTGATGCCGAGCCGCACCTCAGGCAGGCTGAAGCGGGCGTCCGCGCTGCATAGCCGCAGGTCGGCGCCGCAGATCAGCTCCAGCCCCGCGCCGACGCACCAGCCGTGTACGGCGGCGATCACGGGAATCGGCAGCGCCGCGAGCCCCTCGGTGACCGCGTGCATCTCGTCGACCACCGCCTTGAAGGCGTCTGGCCGGCCCAGGGCCGGGGCGATCTGCGCCGCATTGTCGCGCACGTCGAGCCCCGCGCTGAAGATCCGGTCGCCGCGCACGATCAGCACCCGGGCGTCTCCCAGCCCACCCAGTAGCGTCGGCACCTCGCGCCAGAACGCGC includes these proteins:
- a CDS encoding M20 family metallopeptidase; translated protein: MTHNTFPDRGLLLRSLRTLVEIESPSSDRAAVSRVMDVVEGWARELGGEGHALPGGSRDFTFRVREGEPYVLVLTHADTVWPVGTLARMPWRQEGERLYGPGTYDMKAGIVGLFCALRAIREAGSWPRGGIKVLLSPDEEIGSPASRQHIEAAARGARAVLVVEPPVSDTHHLKTGRKGTGQFTLDLTGISSHAGNRPELGASAITAAAQATLELQALADPVQGTTVSAGLVRGGSAVNVIPEHCRLDLDVRVASAAEAERIDRAIRAWRPRDERVRVQVSGGLNRPPFEQRPETLALFEQARSIAADLGFTLGHETVGGGSDGNFTAPIAPTLDGLGAPGDGAHAAHEHVRLDHWPDHVRLLRRLLEEV
- the rpoZ gene encoding DNA-directed RNA polymerase subunit omega, with the translated sequence MAEKDIDKLLSMTDSKYRLSVVTAKRALQLRSGAPSVLPVEQRVRTHNLVTQAMRELATGKLTVGTGLMDEQRFHQDYVRQRQAQLQAQLNAERERERD
- the hisA gene encoding 1-(5-phosphoribosyl)-5-[(5-phosphoribosylamino)methylideneamino]imidazole-4-carboxamide isomerase, producing the protein MTPTSMTTPLILPCVDIQSGRAVRLYEGDPERETVYFDSPLAAARHWVSLGAPMLHLVDLDAATGRGENRAVIAEIVRGVGVPVEVGGGVRDRAAADALLGLGAERVVIGTAAVRSPELVAELIAAHGPERVVVSLDARGLEVATHGWAQGSGVQVAELTPGLAHAGLATLIFTDVTRDGTLRGLDRELMRQVRTLWTDTLIVGGGVAGVDDVRLLAEEGIEGAIVGRAIYEGTLAYPVRF
- the murD gene encoding UDP-N-acetylmuramoyl-L-alanine--D-glutamate ligase — protein: MNLGRGVLIYGLGRSGRGVARFLAREAGAGGSGAQWHDHRPSPEDEALMGELGLARGDVAGEYGVVVAAPGVPIDHPDLLALQARGAEIIGEVALAARLRPGLPLVGVTGTAGKGSTTVLIAQLLRGSGLNAREGGNIDPPLLDVVDEAEVAVAELSSFQLERVPGLRLPVAVITNLGIDHLDRHGTVEAYHAAKLAVTAGQRAGDVLVLPTGLEARVSTQADIWAFTPDHLALRDGTEVLSVAELPQGVHPANAAAALLAAEGLLRFLGRRADPEVLAGALRSAQPVTGRFETVARVGEVSFIEDSIATRTIAVEAALRQARPPIAWLVGGRDKGADLAPLAEAARGRVARVIAFGEDGEMFARELGLPYDTVTGEGGDEVLRRAAEAGFAALGGRKGTGTVLLAPIGTSFDLFKDYQARGASFRRAARALAGEAP
- a CDS encoding FtsW/RodA/SpoVE family cell cycle protein, with the translated sequence MSLQLLIAQLLLLVLGLMGIAAAEPSLILDHGLKALAALGVTFLVARLRPRAFLGMGTWAWLGALFLLLMVLFVGQGTETSPGTRRWLEVGGQKFQPSEFAKLALVLQLASFFSRRGVQNKLLSATLMMVVTTLLVILEPDLGTSLLTFGLGIIVMFAAGVRIFNISGLMLALGLLSLPFLNNYLERHPYILERWFGHQARQVEVPTELDQIGKAHRDLTYGGWWGQGPDGPRWEYFAAHTDMVVAAVGFSAGLLGVLTLLFAYWLIVSTALQVSQLATRVRPMSREIHGASILAIGCMFMVVGQAFVNLAVAAGIFPVTGVPLPLVSYGFSSMLTMSVALGIIHSAMREVRRQLPTEVRVRDFVGAAADD
- a CDS encoding SDR family oxidoreductase — protein: MTQPHDAATTFRPDLLAGKHALITGGGSGINLGIAQSFAAHGCAVTLLGRNLEKAQNAARGIVEAGGRASGVSADVRDFEALEAAVAQAVAAHGDFDIVLAGAAGNFPAPVDGISPKGFKTVVDIDLLGTYNTIKAAAPHLRAPGSILSISAYGVPVPMQAHVVAAKAGVDALTRTLAVEWGLRGIRVNAIIPGPIDGTEGMARLAPDEQTRAAFTRTVPLGRFGVPQDIANAALFLVSDAASYVTGVILPVDGGQNMLGGAPQYQMFLQMQAAHQEK
- a CDS encoding enoyl-CoA hydratase-related protein; the encoded protein is MSALTTAELSRRATPSGEIATLKLTAKMGSMSRAFWREVPTLLGGLGDARVLIVRGDRIFSAGLDVRDNAAQIAPALGRPDAFKAVVDEMHAVTEGLAALPIPVIAAVHGWCVGAGLELICGADLRLCSADARFSLPEVRLGITADLGGLQRLPGLIGRGRAAHLALTGDPIDADTAERWGLVTEVMADPEALFARAEALAETLAALPARALEGTKRTLNSGLPHAESLAAAVAWNAEHMTLEGLEAALKPR